TCCTGAACGATCACGCGCGAACAGATCCCGTCGCCCTCCTTCATCGCGACCGCTTTGGAGAGCCGGCCCGCGGAGATCATCTCGCGCAGCGCGCGGGTGGCCTCCGCGCGCTCGTCGTCCTCGATCCGCGAGCGCTCGCCCGCCACCACCCAGCGGTGGCGCAGTTCGCCCGGCTTGAAGTAGTACAGCGCGTTGGGACTCAGGTCGGTGGCCCGGAGCGTGACCTCGGGCGGGAACAGCGACGCGACCGCTTCGACGAGGAACGACTTGCCCGACGAACTCGGCCCGCGCACGACGGCCGCGAGCGGCTCGGTGAGTTGGGCGCTGGTGCCGACCAAGTACAGCGCGAGCGCCGTTTCGCACTCGCCGACCACCCCGACGCCCCGGATATCGGCACTGACGATCTCGATGAGGTTCGGGTCTTCGAGCAGGTCGTAGGCCTCGATCTGAACGTCCTCCGGCACCCGGGAAAGCGCCTCCGCGCGCGGGTCGGCGTCCGGGTCCGCGCTCGCGGGCGGGCGGTTCGCGGGCGCGGGCGGGACCACCGCCCAGGCCGTGAACTGCTTCTCCAGTCGGGCCACGACGGGCGCCGGCCACTCGGGTTCCTTCAGGTCCGGGTACGCCTTCCGCATGGTTTCCCGGATGAACTTCGTGACCCGCGAGGCGATCGACGGGCGGAAGTCGTCCGAGTGGATCGGCTCCCCGTTGCGGCTGACGAACGTGAACACGCCCGGCTTCCCCGGCACCGGGCGCGGGGGATCGAGCGAGATTTCGGGCGGACCGTCCACAGCGCGCGCAGTCGGGTTCATGGCTCCTCCGGCCGTATCGGAATGGGTGTGGGTTCACGCGCCGCGCTTGACGAGTTCACGGCCGGCGCGCTCGCTCGCCTTCTGCCGCGCGGACGTGGTTCGGGGAGCGGGGACGGGAGCCGCGGGGGTGGCCGCATCGGTGAGCGCGCGGACGAACCGGGCGACGGCCCCGCGCGACGTGAGCCAGCGCCCGCCCACGCGGACCGCTTCGAGCCTCACGAGGTGCCCGCCGTTCGCCTTCGCGCCTTTGGTGAGCCAGCGGAAGACCGTGGACGGCCCGACGGTGCCGGTCCCGCGGTGGGCCGGGAACAGGCGCCCGGCCGCGGAGAGGGCTAGCCCGTCGCCGGTCTGGATCTCGGCCAGCACTTGCGCGACGGGTTCGACGTCGGGGGTGAGAACGGAATCGGCCATTCAAGGCGCCCTCGCATGGTGTGAGTAACCACGCGCGGCCAATGGCAGGTCGCAGGGAACGGCGCTCTGTGAACCGGGAGTTTCAAACGACCGTCACTCCAGCGCCGCTACGAACGGCCAAAGTCAACCGATTTTGGCCGCAACGGTCGCGGCCAGGGCCTCGTTTCGTTCGGCGTAGACTTGAGTCACATCAGCGCGGGAGTGCCCGAGCAGCACCTGGGCGGCTTCCAGCCCGTGCCCCTTCCGAACTTCGGTAGCGAACAGGTGCCTGAGTTGGTTCGGGTGCCACCGGTGCGCCTTCTGCCACGCCTTCACCGTGGCTCGTTCGTCGGCCGTCAGGCGCACCCACCACGCTTTGGTGAACTCGCCGGGGCGCGGGGCGAGTGGTTCCGCAGGCGGGAACGCTTTGTCGCA
The Gemmata palustris DNA segment above includes these coding regions:
- a CDS encoding DUF1580 domain-containing protein → MADSVLTPDVEPVAQVLAEIQTGDGLALSAAGRLFPAHRGTGTVGPSTVFRWLTKGAKANGGHLVRLEAVRVGGRWLTSRGAVARFVRALTDAATPAAPVPAPRTTSARQKASERAGRELVKRGA